In Pantoea cypripedii, the DNA window TCGACCTTGCTAACAAATTAAGCGGACTACCTTTTCTTATTTGTTTACATCTTCGGCATCTGCCGGTAGCAGAGCTGTCGCGATGGTGCTGGGCTTCCTTTAGGAAATCCCCTAAAATGCAGCCGCTGTCGCATAACGCAGGATATTTATCAAAACGCGATAAAGCGCTTTATTTTTCGCCGTTTTTTATTACGTGAAAATTTTTATTCCATTATTCATCAGGTTAATTTTTATTTTGCCATTCACGACCTTCTTCTCCCCACCGCCAAATAATTTCACCCGCTGTAAAGAGTGATATTCACTTGTCGTTGCGGCTTGACAAGGATTTCATCGGCTCCGTAAACTCTTTTCGTGGTAAAATGTGGGATAAAGTGGTGAAAAAGGGTATCTGAGGGGTGAGGCTGGCATGTTCCGTGGGGCAACGTTAGTCAATCTCGACAGCAAAGGGCGACTGGCTGTACCAACGCGCTATCGTGATTTGCTGATCGCAGAGTCTCAGGGTCAAATGGTTTGTACCATTGACCTCCACCAGCCCTGCCTGCTGCTTTATACCCTGCCCGAATGGGAAATCATTGAGAAAAAGCTGTCTCGCTTATCCAGCATGAACCCTGCCGAGCGTCGCGTGCAGCGACTGCTGCTGGGGCATGCCAGTGAGTGTCAGATGGATAATGCAGGCCGCCTGCTGCTGGCGAATACCCTTCGTCAGCATGCGAGCCTGACCAAAGAAGTGATGCTGGTTGGACAGTTCAACAAGTTTGAATTGTGGGATGAACAGACCTGGTATCAACAAGTTAAGGACGATATTGACGCAGAACAGTCGGCTCAGGAGCCTTTATCTGAGCGGTTGCAGGACTTGTCGCTATAGCTATGCAGGAAAATTTCAAACACACCACAGTGCTGCTGGATGAGGCGGTTAACGCGCTCAATATCAGGGAAGACGGCATATACATTGACGGCACTTTTGGTCGCGGTGGTCACTCCAGATTGATCCTTTCGCAACTTGGCGCGAACGGGCAGCTACTGGCGATAGATCGCGATCCGCAAGCCATAGCCGCAGCCGCTGAGATAAAAGATCCGCGCTTCTCGATCGTCCACGGGCCGTTTTCGGCACTGGCGGAGTACGTGACCGAGCGCGGGCTGAACGGAAAAATTGACGGCGTTTTACTGGATTTAGGCGTGTCATCGCCGCAGCTGGATGACGCAGAACGTGGTTTCTCTTTCATGCGTGATGGTCCGCTGGACATGCGCATGGACCCGACGCGCGGACAATCGGCGTCGGAATGGTTGCTCAGCGCGGAAGAGGCGGATATCGCCTTTGTGCTGAAGACCTACGGCGAGGAACGCTTCGCCAAACGTATTGCGCGCGCGATTGTGGAGCGCAACCGTGAGCAGCCGATGACGCGTACCAAAGAACTGGCCGACGTTATCTATGCAGCGACCCCGGTGAAAGACAAATTTAAGCACCCGGCGACCCGCAGCTTTCAGGCGATTCGCATCTGGATCAACAGCGAACTGGAAGAGATCGACATCGCGCTGAAAGGGGCATTGTCGGTGCTGGCACCTGGCGGCAGGTTGTCAGTGATCAGCTTCCATTCACTGGAAGATCGCCTGGTGAAACGCTTTATGCGCGACCAAAGCCGTGGTCCGCAGGTACCGGCAGGTATCCCGATGACCGAAACGCAGTTGAAAGCGCTGGGTGGTCGGGATCTGAAAACCCTCGGCAAACTGGTGCCGGGAGAAGCCGAAGTCGCTGACAACCCACGCGCACGGAGTTCCGTGTTGCGTATTGCTGAAAGGACGGCGTCATGATCGGAAACGAACGCCACAGTCTGCCCGGCGTCATCGGTGGCGATTTGCTGCGGTTTGGCAAGATCCCGGTGCTGTTGCTGGTGGCCGTTTTGGTTTCCGCCATGCTGGTGGTGACGACGACGCACAAAACGCGTCGTCTGACGGCAGAACGCGAACAGCTGGTGCTGGAGCGTGACGCATTAGATATCGAATGGCGCAACCTGATTCTTGAAGAGAACGCCCTCGGCGACCACAGCCGGGTAGAACGAATCGCAACCGACAAGCTGCAAATGCAGCATGTCGATCCTTCGCAGGAAAACATTGTGGTGCAGCAATAAGGAATCTCAGAACCTGATGAGCGGCGCGAGCAAAACGCTGAAGTTAAAAAAACAGGAAGATAAGGCCAGCTTTGTAAGCTGGCGTTTTGCGTTGCTGTGCGGCTGTATTTTACTGGCGCTGGGTGGCTTGCTGTCTCGCGTGGCCTGGTTGCAGGTGATCAATCCTGACAAACTGGTGAAAGAAGGTGACCTGCGTTCGCTGCGCGTGCAGGCGGTGCCTACCGCCCGCGGCATGATCAGCGATCGTGCGGGCCGTCCGCTGGCGGTCAGTGTGCCGGTGAACGCCATCTGGGCCGACCCGAAAGAATTGAATGAACACGGCGGCGTCTCTCTCGACAGCCGCTGGAAAGCCCTTTCCGATGCGTTGTCGATCCCACTCGATCAACTGTCCACGCGCATCAATGCCAACCCGAAAGGCCGCTTTGTCTATCTGGCGCGCCAGGTGAATCCGGCGATTGGCGAATACGTCAAAAAACTCAAGCTGCCGGGTATCTATTTACGTGAAGAGTCACGCCGCTACTACCCGGCGGGCCAGGTCACTGCGCATTTGATTGGTTTCACCAATATTGATGGCCAGGGCATTGAGGGCACAGAAAAAAGCTTCGACAAATGGCTGACTGGCGAACCCGGTGAACGTACCGTGCGTAAAGATCGCTTCGGTCGCGTGATTGAAGATATCTCCTCAGTTGATAGCCGTGCCGCACACAACCTGACGCTGAGCATCGATGAACGTTTGCAGGCGCTGGTGTATCGCGAACTGAATAACGCGGTTGCCTTCAACAAAGCAGAATCTGGCTCGGCGGTGCTGGTGGATGTCAATACCGGCGAAGTGCTGGCCATGGCCAATAGCCCGGCCTACAACCCGAACAATCTGGGCAACACGCCAAAAGATGTGATGCGTAACCGTGCCATCACCGACATCTTCGAACCGGGTTCTACCGTGAAGCCGATGGTGGTGATGACCGCCCTGCAACGCGGTGTGGTGAAAGAAAACAGCGTATTGAATACCGTGCCTTATCGGATCAATGGTCATGAGATCAAAGATGTGGCGCGTTACAACGAATTGACCCTGACCGGGGTTCTGCAGAAGTCGAGTAACGTCGGGGTTTCCCGTCTGGCGTTAGCGATGCCGTCCTCAGCTCTCGTAGAAACTTACGCGCGCTTTGGACTGGGTAAGCCGACCAATTTGGGGTTGGTCGGAGAAAGCAGTGGCTTATATCCTCAAAAACAACGGTGGTCTGACATAGAGAGGGCCACCTTCTCTTTCGGCTACGGGCTAATGGTAACGCCGTTACAGTTAGCGCGAGTCTACGCAACCATTGGCAGCTATGGCGTCTATCGTCCGCTGTCGATTACTAAAGTTGATCCACCGGTAGCCGGTGAGCGTGTTTTCCCGGAAGAACTGGTGAAAACCGTGATGCATATGATGGAAAGCGTTGCGCTGCCCGGTGGCGGTGGTGTGAAGGCAGCCATTAAGGGCTACCGTATTGCGATTAAAACCGGTACCGCGAAAAAAGTCGGACCGGATGGGCGCTACGTTAATAAATACATTGCCTATACCGCAGGCGTCGCGCCTGCCAGTCATCCTCGTTTCGCGCTGGTGGTGGTGATCAACGATCCCCAGGCCGGTAAATATTATGGTGGTGCGGTCTCCGCGCCGGTGTTCGGTGCCATCATGGGCGGTGTACTGCGTACCATGAATATCGAACCCGATGCGCTACCGGTAATTGATAAGAACGAGTTGGTGAAAAACCGAAGTGAGGAACCAAGTGACAGATCGTAACCTGCGCGATTTACTGGCCCCGTGGGTGCCGGGCGCGCCGGCGCGTCCACTCCGTGACATGACACTGGATAGCCGCTCTGCGGCTTCTGGCGATCTGTTTATCGCCGTGGCGGGCCATCATGCTGATGGACGTCGATTTATTCCGCAGGCTATTGCCCAGGGCGTGGCGGCAGTGATTGCCGAAGCCGAAGGTGAGGCCAGCGATGGAGATATCCGTGAGATGCATGGCGTCCCGGTTATCTATCTGGCGCAGTTGCCGCAGCGTCTCTCGGCACTGGCTGGACGCTTTTATCAGCAGCCTGCTGAAAAGCTGAAATTAATTGGTGTTACCGGCACCAACGGTAAAACCACCACGACCCAGTTGATTGCGCAGTGGGCCAATTTGCTGGGCGAAACCGGGGCCGTGATGGGTACGGTCGGCAACGGTCTTTACGGCCATCTGGTGCCAACAGAAAACACCACCGGTTCAGCGGTGGATGTTCAGCATGTTCTGCACGACCTGGTAAGCCAGGGCGCAACGCTGGGGGCGATGGAAGTGTCATCGCACGGTCTGGTGCAGCATCGCGTGGCCGCGCTGCCGTTTGCCGCCGCGGTATTCACCAATCTGAGCCGTGATCACCTTGATTACCACGGCGATATGCAAAGCTACGAATCCGCTAAATGGCTGCTGTTCTCCGAACATCAGGTCGGTGCGGCGATTATCAATGCGGATGACGAAGTCGGACGCCGCTGGCTGGCGAAACTGCCGGATGCCGTTGCTGTCACCCTGCAGGATAACCTGCAACCCGGTTGCCATGGCCGCTGGCTGAAAGCCACTGAAGTGACGTATCACGACGGTGGCGCGCATATTCGCTTTAGCTCCAGCTGGGGCGATGGCGAGTTCGATAGCCGCCTGATGGGGGCTTTTAACGTCAGCAATCTGCTGCTGGCGCTGGCAACCCTGCTGTCGCTGGATTATCCGCTGGCATCTCTGGTCAGCAGTGCGTCACAGTTGCTGCCGGTGACCGGTCGCATGGAAGTCTTTAGCGCACCCGAAAAACCCACCGTAGTGGTGGATTACGCCCATACGCCCGATGCGCTGGAGAAAGCGCTGGAAGCTGCTCGCCTGCATTGCAAAGGCCAGCTGTGGTGCCTGTTTGGTTGTGGCGGTGATCGCGACAAAGGTAAGCGCCCATTGATGGGTGCCATTGCGGAGCAGTTCGCTGACGTGGTGGTGATTACCGATGACAACCCGCGCAGCGAAGATCCACAGGCGATTGTGAATGATATTTTGACCGGTCTGCTCGATCCGGGCCGTGCCCGTGTGGTGGCAGGTCGCGCGCAGGCGGTGACCAACGCCATCATGCAGGCCAAAAGTAACGATATCGTGCTGGTGGCAGGCAAGGGCCATGAAGATTATCAGATCGTCGGTAATCGTCGTCTGGATTACTCGGATCGCGACACTGTCGCCCGTTTGCTGGGGGTGATGGCATGATCCCGCTTTCACTCAACACCCTGGCGGAAATCTCAGGCGGCACGCTGATCGGCTCCGATCTCACCTTTGGTGATGTGGTCACCGATACGCGCAAAGTGACGGCGGGTTGCCTGTTTGTCGCGCTGGTGGGTGAACGTTTTGATGCCCATGACTTCGTCGGGGATGCCATTGCCCATGGCGCACAGGCGTTACTGGTCAGTAAATCATTACCGGTTGCTGTACCGCAGGTCGTGGTAGCCGATACGCGCATTGCCTTTGGTCGCCTCGGTGCCTGGGTGCGTCAGCAGGCGAAGGCCCGCGTGGTGGCGTTAACCGGTTCGTCCGGTAAAACCTCGGTTAAAGAGATGACCGCCGCGATTCTGCGTCAGTGCGGGGAAACGCTGTATACCGCTGGCAACCTGAATAATGATTTTGGCGTGCCGATGACGCTGCTGCGTCTGACCAAAGAACATGATTACGCGGTGATTGAGCTGGGTGCCAACCACCAGGGCGAAATTGCCTGGACCACCGACCTGGTGCGTCCGGAGACGGCGCTGGTCAATAACCTGGCCGCCGCGCATCTGGAAGGATTTGGTTCACTGGCTGGCGTTGCCAAAGCGAAGGGCGAGATTTTTGCCGGTTTGCCGCCTCACGGCACCGCCATCATCAACGCAGAGAGCAATGATTTGCTGAACTGGCAGCCGCAGTTTGCCGGTAAAACCCTGTGGCGTTTCTCGCCGCAGCCGCAGGCGGATGCTGAATTCCGCGCCAGCGATATCACGCTGCGCCCGGATGCCACCCTGTTCACGCTGCATACTCCGCGCGGTGACATCGCCATCACGCTGCCCTTGCCAGGGCGTCACAACATTGCCAACGCGCTGGCGGCGGCAGCCTTAGCGTTATCGGTCGATGCACCGCTGAGCGCAATTCAGGCTGGCCTGAAAACCCTGCAGCCGGTTCCAGGACGCTTGTTCCCGGTTCGTCTGGCTGAGCATCAGCTGCTGCTGGATGATAGCTACAACGCCAATGTCGGTTCGATGACGGCCGCCGCGCAGGTGCTGGGTGATATGCCCGGCTACCGCGTGATGGTGGTCGGCGATATGGCCGAACTGGGCGAGGAGGCTGAAGCCTGCCATCGTCAGGTCGGTGACGCGGCAAAAGCCGCCGGAATTGATTGTGTGCTGAGCACCGGAACGCTTAGCCAGTTGATCAGTGAAAACAGTGGCAATGGCGAACATTTCGCCAGTAAAGCCGCGCTGATTGAACGTTTGCGGACGCTATTGTCCGAACATCAGGACATTACCATTTTGATTAAGGGTTCGCGTAGTGCCGCCATGGAGCAGGTAGTACAGAGCTTACAGGAGAAAGGAACATGCTAGTCTGGCTGGCCGAGCATCTGGTCGCACTTTATTCCGGCTTTAACGTCTTTTCCTATCTGACGTTTCGCGCCATTGTCAGCCTGCTGACCGCATTGTTCATCTCATTGTGGATGGGCCCCCGCCTGATTGCCTGGCTGCAGAAGCTGCAGATTGGTCAGGTGGTACGTAACGATGGTCCTGAGTCGCATTTCAGTAAGCGCGGCACCCCGACTATGGGCGGCATCATGATCCTCACCTCCATCACCGTGTCGGTGCTGATGTGGGCGTATCCGTCGAACCCGTATGTCTGGTGCGTTCTGGCCGTACTGATCGGCTTCGGCATTATCGGTTTTGTCGATGATTACCGCAAAGTGGTGCGCAAAGACACCAAGGGCCTGATTGCACGCTGGAAATATTTCTGGATGTCGGTGATCTCGCTCGGCGTGGCGTTCGCGCTGTACCTGGCGGGGAAAGATACCCCGGCGACCGAGCTGGTGGTGCCGTTCTTTAAAGACATCATGCCGCAGCTGGGGCTGTTCTATGTGCTGCTGGCTTACTTCGTGATTGTCGGCACCGGGAACGCGGTTAACCTCACCGATGGTCTGGATGGTCTGGCCATCATGCCAACGGTGTTTGTCGCGGCCGGTTTTGCGCTGGTGGCCTGGGCGACCGGTAACGTGAAGTTTGCTGAGTACCTGCACATCCCGTATCTGCGCCATGCCGGTGAGCTGGTGATTGTGTGTACCGCCATTGTCGGGGCCGGTCTTGGTTTCCTGTGGTTCAACACCTATCCGGCGCAGGTCTTTATGGGCGACGTCGGTTCACTGGCGCTCGGTGGCGCGCTGGGCACCATTGCGGTGCTGCTGCGTCAGGAATTTTTGCTGGTGATCATGGGGGGCGTGTTCGTGGTTGAAACGCTGTCGGTGATCCTGCAGGTGGGATCGTTCAAGCTGCGCGGGCAACGTATTTTTCGCATGGCTCCGATCCATCACCACTATGAATTGAAAGGCTGGCCAGAGCCGCGCGTCATCGTGCGCTTCTGGATCATTTCGCTGATGCTGGTGCTGATTGGCCTGGCAACGCTGAAGGTACGTTAATCATGGCTGACTATCGGGGCAGAAAAGTCGTCATCATCGGGTTGGGCCTGACGGGCCTCTCCTGTGTTGATTTCTTTTTAGCGCAGGGTGTAACCCCTCGCGTGATGGACACCCGTGTGTCACCACCAGGGCTGGATAAGTTGCCGGAACAGGTGGAGCGCTATGTCGGTGGGTTGAACGACGACTGGCTGCTGGCGGCCGATCTGATCATCGCCAGCCCCGGCATTGCCCTGGCGCATCCGGCGCTGAGCGATGCGGCGGATGCCGGTATCGAAATCGTCGGTGATATCGAACTGTTTTGCCGTGAAGCTCAGGCACCGATTGTGGCGATTACCGGCTCGAACGGCAAAAGCACCGTGACCACGCTGGTCGGTGAGATGGCGCGTGCCGCAGGCTGGCAGGTAGGGGTGGGCGGCAACATCGGTTTACCGGCGCTGTCACTGCTGAAATCCCCGGCACAGCTGTATGTGCTGGAGCTTTCCAGCTTCCAGCTGGAAACCACCCATAGCCTGAAAGCCGCTGCCGCAACCATCCTCAACGTGACTGAAGATCATATGGATCGCTATCCGCTGGGGATGCAGCAGTATCGTGCCGCCAAGCTGCGCATCTATGAAAACGCCAGCGTCTGCGTGGTGAACGCCGATGATGGTATGACCATGCCGGTGCGCGGTGCCGATACCCGCTGCGTCAGCTTTGGTATCGACCTCGGTGATTATCATCTCAACCGGCAGCAGGGTAGCACCTGGCTGCGGGTGAAGGGCGAGAAAGTGCTGAACACCGACGAAATGAAGCTGGTGGGCCAGCACAACTACACCAACGCCCTGGCAGCACTGGCGCTGGCGGATGCGGTGAATATTCCGCGTGCGTCCAGCCTGAAAGCGTTAACCACCTTCACTGGCCTGTCGCACCGTTTCCAGCTGGTGCATGAAGCGAAGGGCGTGCGCTGGATTAACGATTCCAAAGCCACCAATGTGGGCAGCACCGAAGCCGCACTGAATGGTTTGCAGGTCAAAGGGACGTTGTGGCTGCTGCTGGGTGGCGATGGCAAATCTGCCGATTTCAGCCCGCTGGCGCGTTATCTGCAAGGCAACAACGTACAACTGCTCTGCTTTGGTCGTGATGGCGACGCGCTGGCCGCGCTGCGTCCGGAAATTGCCACC includes these proteins:
- the mraZ gene encoding division/cell wall cluster transcriptional repressor MraZ, translated to MFRGATLVNLDSKGRLAVPTRYRDLLIAESQGQMVCTIDLHQPCLLLYTLPEWEIIEKKLSRLSSMNPAERRVQRLLLGHASECQMDNAGRLLLANTLRQHASLTKEVMLVGQFNKFELWDEQTWYQQVKDDIDAEQSAQEPLSERLQDLSL
- the rsmH gene encoding 16S rRNA (cytosine(1402)-N(4))-methyltransferase RsmH; translation: MQENFKHTTVLLDEAVNALNIREDGIYIDGTFGRGGHSRLILSQLGANGQLLAIDRDPQAIAAAAEIKDPRFSIVHGPFSALAEYVTERGLNGKIDGVLLDLGVSSPQLDDAERGFSFMRDGPLDMRMDPTRGQSASEWLLSAEEADIAFVLKTYGEERFAKRIARAIVERNREQPMTRTKELADVIYAATPVKDKFKHPATRSFQAIRIWINSELEEIDIALKGALSVLAPGGRLSVISFHSLEDRLVKRFMRDQSRGPQVPAGIPMTETQLKALGGRDLKTLGKLVPGEAEVADNPRARSSVLRIAERTAS
- the ftsL gene encoding cell division protein FtsL is translated as MIGNERHSLPGVIGGDLLRFGKIPVLLLVAVLVSAMLVVTTTHKTRRLTAEREQLVLERDALDIEWRNLILEENALGDHSRVERIATDKLQMQHVDPSQENIVVQQ
- a CDS encoding peptidoglycan glycosyltransferase FtsI, with amino-acid sequence MSGASKTLKLKKQEDKASFVSWRFALLCGCILLALGGLLSRVAWLQVINPDKLVKEGDLRSLRVQAVPTARGMISDRAGRPLAVSVPVNAIWADPKELNEHGGVSLDSRWKALSDALSIPLDQLSTRINANPKGRFVYLARQVNPAIGEYVKKLKLPGIYLREESRRYYPAGQVTAHLIGFTNIDGQGIEGTEKSFDKWLTGEPGERTVRKDRFGRVIEDISSVDSRAAHNLTLSIDERLQALVYRELNNAVAFNKAESGSAVLVDVNTGEVLAMANSPAYNPNNLGNTPKDVMRNRAITDIFEPGSTVKPMVVMTALQRGVVKENSVLNTVPYRINGHEIKDVARYNELTLTGVLQKSSNVGVSRLALAMPSSALVETYARFGLGKPTNLGLVGESSGLYPQKQRWSDIERATFSFGYGLMVTPLQLARVYATIGSYGVYRPLSITKVDPPVAGERVFPEELVKTVMHMMESVALPGGGGVKAAIKGYRIAIKTGTAKKVGPDGRYVNKYIAYTAGVAPASHPRFALVVVINDPQAGKYYGGAVSAPVFGAIMGGVLRTMNIEPDALPVIDKNELVKNRSEEPSDRS
- the murE gene encoding UDP-N-acetylmuramoyl-L-alanyl-D-glutamate--2,6-diaminopimelate ligase; the encoded protein is MTDRNLRDLLAPWVPGAPARPLRDMTLDSRSAASGDLFIAVAGHHADGRRFIPQAIAQGVAAVIAEAEGEASDGDIREMHGVPVIYLAQLPQRLSALAGRFYQQPAEKLKLIGVTGTNGKTTTTQLIAQWANLLGETGAVMGTVGNGLYGHLVPTENTTGSAVDVQHVLHDLVSQGATLGAMEVSSHGLVQHRVAALPFAAAVFTNLSRDHLDYHGDMQSYESAKWLLFSEHQVGAAIINADDEVGRRWLAKLPDAVAVTLQDNLQPGCHGRWLKATEVTYHDGGAHIRFSSSWGDGEFDSRLMGAFNVSNLLLALATLLSLDYPLASLVSSASQLLPVTGRMEVFSAPEKPTVVVDYAHTPDALEKALEAARLHCKGQLWCLFGCGGDRDKGKRPLMGAIAEQFADVVVITDDNPRSEDPQAIVNDILTGLLDPGRARVVAGRAQAVTNAIMQAKSNDIVLVAGKGHEDYQIVGNRRLDYSDRDTVARLLGVMA
- the murF gene encoding UDP-N-acetylmuramoyl-tripeptide--D-alanyl-D-alanine ligase; protein product: MIPLSLNTLAEISGGTLIGSDLTFGDVVTDTRKVTAGCLFVALVGERFDAHDFVGDAIAHGAQALLVSKSLPVAVPQVVVADTRIAFGRLGAWVRQQAKARVVALTGSSGKTSVKEMTAAILRQCGETLYTAGNLNNDFGVPMTLLRLTKEHDYAVIELGANHQGEIAWTTDLVRPETALVNNLAAAHLEGFGSLAGVAKAKGEIFAGLPPHGTAIINAESNDLLNWQPQFAGKTLWRFSPQPQADAEFRASDITLRPDATLFTLHTPRGDIAITLPLPGRHNIANALAAAALALSVDAPLSAIQAGLKTLQPVPGRLFPVRLAEHQLLLDDSYNANVGSMTAAAQVLGDMPGYRVMVVGDMAELGEEAEACHRQVGDAAKAAGIDCVLSTGTLSQLISENSGNGEHFASKAALIERLRTLLSEHQDITILIKGSRSAAMEQVVQSLQEKGTC
- the mraY gene encoding phospho-N-acetylmuramoyl-pentapeptide-transferase; amino-acid sequence: MLVWLAEHLVALYSGFNVFSYLTFRAIVSLLTALFISLWMGPRLIAWLQKLQIGQVVRNDGPESHFSKRGTPTMGGIMILTSITVSVLMWAYPSNPYVWCVLAVLIGFGIIGFVDDYRKVVRKDTKGLIARWKYFWMSVISLGVAFALYLAGKDTPATELVVPFFKDIMPQLGLFYVLLAYFVIVGTGNAVNLTDGLDGLAIMPTVFVAAGFALVAWATGNVKFAEYLHIPYLRHAGELVIVCTAIVGAGLGFLWFNTYPAQVFMGDVGSLALGGALGTIAVLLRQEFLLVIMGGVFVVETLSVILQVGSFKLRGQRIFRMAPIHHHYELKGWPEPRVIVRFWIISLMLVLIGLATLKVR
- the murD gene encoding UDP-N-acetylmuramoyl-L-alanine--D-glutamate ligase yields the protein MADYRGRKVVIIGLGLTGLSCVDFFLAQGVTPRVMDTRVSPPGLDKLPEQVERYVGGLNDDWLLAADLIIASPGIALAHPALSDAADAGIEIVGDIELFCREAQAPIVAITGSNGKSTVTTLVGEMARAAGWQVGVGGNIGLPALSLLKSPAQLYVLELSSFQLETTHSLKAAAATILNVTEDHMDRYPLGMQQYRAAKLRIYENASVCVVNADDGMTMPVRGADTRCVSFGIDLGDYHLNRQQGSTWLRVKGEKVLNTDEMKLVGQHNYTNALAALALADAVNIPRASSLKALTTFTGLSHRFQLVHEAKGVRWINDSKATNVGSTEAALNGLQVKGTLWLLLGGDGKSADFSPLARYLQGNNVQLLCFGRDGDALAALRPEIATRTETMQQAMEHIASQVKAGDMVLLSPACASLDQFRNFEQRGDQFAQLAKELG